In one Aythya fuligula isolate bAytFul2 chromosome 12, bAytFul2.pri, whole genome shotgun sequence genomic region, the following are encoded:
- the PDCD5 gene encoding programmed cell death protein 5, which yields MADEELEALRRQRLAELQAKHGDSSADPSQQEAKQREAEIRNTILAQVLDQAARARLSNLALVKPDKAKAVENYLIQMARYGQLPGKITEQVLIEILEKASQQTEKTTTVKFNRRKVLDSDEEDDY from the exons ATGGCGGACGAGGAGCTGGAAGCGCTCCGGCGGCAGCGGCTGGCCGAGCTGCAGGCCAAGCACGGG GATTCTTCTGCTGATCCGTCGCAACAGGAAGCAAAACAGAG GGaagcagaaataagaaatactATTTTAGCTCAAGTTCTCGATCAAGCAGCACGTGCGAGAT TGAGCAATCTGGCACTTGTGAAACcagacaaagcaaaagcagtagAGAATTACCTTATACAGATGGCAAGATATGGACAGCTACCTGGAAAG ATAACAGAACAAGTTTTGATAGAAATACTTGAGAAAGCAagtcagcaaacagaaaagacaacaaCAGTAAAG ttcAACAGAAGGAAAGTATTGGATTCTGATGAAGAGGATGATTATTAA